In a genomic window of Flavobacterium crassostreae:
- the atpD gene encoding F0F1 ATP synthase subunit beta, giving the protein MESASKHNKYSLYRGKIISVRGSVVDVWFEDNLPPIYTLLHTGQNNEIAIEVLTQLEAHRIRGIALNPTQGLARGMLVESDGKQLTVPVGKNIMGRMFDVFGNTIDLEVPLSTEMERRSIHQSPPLLQKRSTKSEVFLTGIKAIDVLIPLERGGKAGLFGGAGVGKTVLLTEMIHNMVGHNKGVSMFCGIGERSREGHELYHDMKEAGVLDNMVMLFGQMNEPPGARFRVGHAALTMAEYFRDDEHRDVLLLIDNIFRFIQAGMEVSGLMGQMPSRLGYQPTLETELSKLEERIANTEAGAITSIQAVYVPADDLTDPAAVHTFSHLSASIVLSRKKASEGLYPAIDLLQSNSKMATPGIIGQRHYELAQEIRQTLAQYEELKDIIAMLGMEQLSVDDRNVVNRARRLERFLTQPFFTTEKFSGIKGKEVSLEDTLNGCERILLDEFKDLPERAFYMVGTIDDAIKKGHTISKEKPEKETEIQTN; this is encoded by the coding sequence ATGGAATCAGCATCAAAACATAACAAATACTCTTTGTACAGAGGCAAAATTATTTCAGTCCGAGGAAGTGTTGTGGATGTATGGTTCGAAGATAACTTACCTCCTATTTATACTCTACTTCACACTGGGCAAAATAACGAAATAGCCATTGAAGTACTCACTCAACTTGAAGCCCATCGCATAAGAGGCATTGCATTGAATCCAACACAGGGGTTAGCCCGAGGAATGCTCGTTGAAAGCGACGGAAAACAATTGACTGTTCCCGTTGGGAAAAACATTATGGGGCGAATGTTTGATGTTTTTGGCAATACCATTGACCTTGAAGTTCCTCTATCTACCGAAATGGAAAGACGTAGCATTCACCAATCACCACCGCTATTACAAAAAAGATCTACCAAATCTGAGGTATTTTTGACCGGAATTAAAGCAATTGATGTATTGATACCTCTGGAACGTGGTGGAAAAGCCGGTTTGTTTGGCGGCGCTGGTGTGGGTAAAACCGTTTTGCTTACCGAGATGATTCACAATATGGTAGGACATAATAAAGGGGTAAGTATGTTTTGTGGTATTGGCGAACGCTCTCGTGAAGGACATGAATTATATCATGATATGAAAGAAGCAGGCGTACTTGATAATATGGTGATGCTTTTTGGTCAAATGAATGAACCTCCTGGCGCTCGTTTTCGTGTTGGCCACGCCGCCTTGACGATGGCAGAATACTTTCGGGATGATGAACATCGGGATGTTTTGCTACTCATTGACAATATTTTTAGGTTTATACAAGCCGGAATGGAAGTCTCTGGTCTAATGGGACAAATGCCTTCGCGTTTGGGATACCAACCCACTTTAGAAACAGAATTATCCAAATTAGAGGAACGCATTGCCAATACCGAAGCCGGAGCCATTACTTCTATTCAGGCCGTTTATGTTCCTGCCGATGATTTGACCGATCCTGCTGCAGTACATACTTTTTCACACCTTTCGGCATCTATTGTCCTTTCGAGAAAAAAAGCGAGCGAAGGACTTTATCCGGCCATAGATTTATTACAATCCAATTCAAAAATGGCAACTCCCGGAATTATCGGTCAGAGGCATTATGAACTAGCGCAAGAAATACGACAAACCCTCGCACAATACGAGGAACTCAAAGATATTATTGCCATGCTTGGTATGGAACAACTCTCAGTCGACGATCGAAATGTAGTAAACCGTGCCAGACGTTTGGAACGTTTTCTTACCCAACCGTTTTTTACCACCGAAAAATTTAGTGGTATAAAAGGGAAAGAGGTTAGTTTGGAAGACACCCTTAACGGCTGTGAGCGCATCCTTTTGGATGAGTTTAAGGATTTGCCGGAGCGTGCTTTTTATATGGTTGGAACCATTGATGATGCAATTAAAAAAGGACATACAATATCAAAAGAAAAACCTGAAAAAGAAACGGAGATACAAACAAACTAA
- a CDS encoding serine hydrolase domain-containing protein, protein MIFIKKVNILQLLLLALVFNACNQKNKSIEKTAKTTEEPIQDALKKGPKLSDTYTMATHQAIAHFCNKNWPNNSLNGSVLVAKNGHIIYEKYQGIANYSTKQPMDSTTALHIASVSKVMTATAVLQLIGANKISLDQKVNSILKNFPYPEITIQTLLNHRSGMRNYAYFTEKKGVWDRHKILRNTDIVTIMATKAIALEFKTNTRFSYCNTNYAVLALIIEKITGLSYSQAMTNLIFKPLKMHNTYVFDYDRDKDVAVPSYRGNFSKVNLDYLDAIYGDKNIYSTPRDLLKFDQGRNAAVYLDPKLLQQAFIGYSNEHRGKNNYGLGIRMINWPTGQNFYFHNGWWHGNTSSYITLPKEAVTIVALSNKMTRKTYKVRNLAVLFGAYPFQLEDNAKEE, encoded by the coding sequence ATGATTTTTATAAAAAAAGTAAATATACTACAATTACTCTTGTTGGCACTCGTATTTAATGCGTGTAACCAAAAAAACAAGTCGATTGAGAAAACTGCCAAAACTACCGAAGAACCAATTCAGGATGCCCTCAAAAAAGGGCCTAAACTCTCCGATACCTACACGATGGCTACCCACCAAGCAATAGCGCATTTTTGTAACAAAAATTGGCCTAACAATAGCTTAAATGGGAGTGTTTTGGTAGCCAAAAATGGACATATAATTTATGAAAAATACCAAGGAATAGCAAATTATAGTACTAAACAACCCATGGACAGTACTACTGCATTGCACATTGCCTCGGTTAGCAAGGTTATGACTGCTACGGCGGTATTGCAACTTATAGGAGCAAATAAAATTAGCTTAGACCAAAAAGTCAATTCTATATTAAAAAACTTTCCATACCCGGAGATTACTATTCAAACGTTATTAAACCACCGGTCTGGGATGCGCAATTATGCTTATTTTACCGAAAAAAAAGGTGTTTGGGACCGCCATAAAATACTCCGAAACACAGACATTGTAACTATTATGGCAACCAAAGCCATTGCATTAGAGTTTAAAACCAATACTCGTTTTAGTTATTGCAATACCAATTATGCAGTATTGGCGCTTATTATTGAAAAAATAACCGGTTTGTCTTACAGTCAGGCCATGACTAATCTTATCTTTAAACCTTTAAAGATGCACAATACCTATGTTTTTGATTATGATAGGGATAAAGATGTAGCGGTACCTTCTTATAGAGGAAATTTTTCTAAAGTTAATTTAGATTATTTGGATGCAATATATGGAGACAAAAATATATACTCTACCCCTAGAGATTTGCTAAAATTTGACCAAGGCCGCAATGCTGCGGTTTATTTGGATCCCAAACTTTTGCAACAAGCCTTTATAGGCTATAGCAACGAGCACCGGGGCAAAAACAATTATGGATTAGGAATACGAATGATTAATTGGCCTACAGGACAAAATTTTTATTTTCATAATGGCTGGTGGCATGGCAACACTTCTTCTTACATTACACTACCTAAAGAGGCAGTAACGATTGTTGCTTTGTCTAACAAGATGACTCGAAAAACGTATAAAGTACGCAATTTAGCCGTTCTTTTTGGTGCCTATCCGTTCCAATTAGAGGACAATGCAAAAGAGGAATAG
- a CDS encoding ABC transporter ATP-binding protein — MKETVLETKGLIKYFYNPAKFQVIKNINLKIQQGEFVSIVGKSGCGKSTLLYLLSTMDTDYEGQLLIHDELITGQSDTDLAKIRNEKIGFVFQFHYLLPEYNVLNNVMLPGLKLGKYSKQELEQKALKHLKTLEIDQHALKMPNQLSGGEKQRVAIARALINDPIIIMGDEPTGNLDRKSGDVVFDIFKKLATDYKQTILIVTHDPDFAQKTDRIITMDDGKIIS, encoded by the coding sequence ATGAAAGAAACCGTTTTAGAAACCAAAGGCCTAATTAAATATTTTTATAATCCCGCCAAATTTCAAGTGATTAAAAATATTAATTTAAAGATACAACAAGGAGAATTTGTATCCATTGTTGGTAAATCTGGTTGCGGCAAATCGACTTTGTTGTATTTATTATCTACCATGGATACCGATTATGAAGGACAATTATTAATCCATGATGAACTAATCACAGGACAATCAGATACGGATTTAGCTAAAATTAGAAATGAGAAAATTGGTTTTGTTTTTCAATTTCACTACCTATTGCCCGAATATAATGTGCTCAATAATGTCATGCTTCCGGGACTGAAATTAGGAAAATATTCCAAACAAGAACTAGAGCAAAAAGCGTTGAAGCATTTAAAAACGCTAGAGATTGATCAGCATGCTCTAAAAATGCCTAATCAATTGAGTGGTGGAGAAAAGCAGCGCGTTGCCATTGCTCGTGCCTTAATTAACGACCCCATAATAATCATGGGCGATGAACCTACGGGAAACTTGGATAGAAAAAGTGGGGATGTTGTATTTGATATTTTCAAAAAATTGGCAACAGATTATAAGCAAACCATACTCATTGTAACACATGACCCCGATTTTGCACAAAAAACAGATAGAATCATCACCATGGACGATGGTAAAATTATTTCTTAA
- a CDS encoding ATP synthase subunit I: MSDILHQILAFIEGTLLGIIFFGGLWFTVKKAVGAKTPAIWFFSSLFLRLAVVLIGFYLIVQGGLERIIMSLIGFIVARILVTYYTKSRDKKRKIKEVYHEAKP, translated from the coding sequence ATGAGTGATATTTTACACCAGATTTTAGCTTTTATAGAAGGCACATTACTAGGGATTATTTTCTTTGGCGGACTTTGGTTTACCGTCAAAAAAGCGGTTGGTGCAAAAACACCAGCAATATGGTTTTTTAGCAGTTTATTTTTACGCTTAGCTGTGGTATTAATTGGTTTTTATCTCATTGTACAAGGAGGTTTGGAACGCATTATTATGAGTCTAATTGGTTTTATCGTAGCCCGAATTTTGGTTACCTATTACACAAAATCAAGAGACAAAAAACGAAAAATAAAGGAGGTATATCATGAAGCTAAGCCCTGA
- a CDS encoding sterol desaturase family protein — translation MKENPLTMEMLLNQLVGLNIIQIAAIPLILLVMLEWILTIIQKKDYYNSLDTLSATFIGLVNVGISALLKIGIFGVMLFFYNVIPWSIPSEWWAYVLCIIAIDFFRYWSHRLTHVNRFWWATHVTHHNSEKYNLSVAFRLGWTQHIKFIFFIPVILMGFNPVLFFICHQIEVLYQFWIHTEYIRKLPAPIEYVFVTPSHHRVHHSSNDKYLDKNFGSTLIIWDRLFGTFQAEEEQTLYGITTPINSYNPITLNFHEWKDIFFDVIKSRSLKEAYVMLFISPSKLEASKIKFNSIYLKKKESLN, via the coding sequence ATGAAAGAAAATCCTTTGACTATGGAAATGCTGTTAAATCAACTAGTAGGATTGAATATTATTCAAATTGCAGCCATTCCACTGATTTTACTTGTTATGCTCGAATGGATTCTTACAATTATTCAAAAAAAAGATTATTACAACAGCTTAGACACGTTATCAGCCACATTTATTGGTCTTGTAAATGTAGGTATCTCCGCTTTATTAAAAATAGGAATCTTTGGTGTTATGCTTTTTTTTTATAATGTTATACCGTGGAGTATCCCAAGCGAATGGTGGGCCTATGTTCTTTGCATTATTGCTATAGATTTTTTTAGATACTGGTCTCATAGATTAACCCATGTCAATCGTTTTTGGTGGGCAACTCATGTTACACATCACAATTCAGAAAAATACAATTTATCTGTGGCCTTTAGATTGGGTTGGACACAGCATATTAAATTTATCTTCTTTATCCCTGTCATTTTAATGGGCTTCAACCCTGTACTTTTTTTTATATGTCATCAAATTGAAGTACTATATCAATTTTGGATTCATACCGAATATATTAGAAAATTGCCGGCTCCGATTGAATATGTTTTTGTGACCCCTTCCCATCACAGAGTTCACCATTCCAGTAATGACAAATATTTAGATAAGAACTTTGGATCAACACTTATTATTTGGGACAGATTATTTGGAACATTCCAAGCAGAGGAAGAGCAAACCCTTTATGGCATTACCACACCAATTAATTCTTATAACCCGATTACTTTAAATTTTCATGAATGGAAGGATATTTTCTTTGACGTGATTAAAAGTAGGTCCTTAAAAGAGGCATATGTGATGTTGTTTATAAGTCCATCTAAATTAGAAGCCTCTAAGATTAAATTTAATTCTATTTATTTAAAGAAAAAGGAGTCTTTAAATTAG
- a CDS encoding efflux RND transporter periplasmic adaptor subunit, translating to MKFQYYSYFTLLFLVFSCSKKAEAIQPTVGDVTESVYASGVIKADNQYTVFATVNGILQTIKVTAGQTITQGQLLFEIENKKADLDTQNAQLTYQLSTENSRYIQDRIAEMEMKVQAAKNKLILDESLWNRNKKVRALEGISEVDFEVIELTYKSSKLNYESTKKQLAQLKAQLANDQNRNSNRLKYSQESQSDYNIKSAFAGRLFDVLVKEGGLVTIQTPLAIIGKSDSFLLELEVDENDMARVAIGQKVVLTMDSYKGQTFEARVGKIYPIMDERSRTFKIEAHFVKPPQKLYPNLTAEANIVIKTKKNTITIPRSYLIDNQYVLVNEDEKRNVKIGLSDYEKVEILEGLKKEETIYTPKQ from the coding sequence ATGAAATTCCAATACTACTCTTATTTCACCCTTTTATTTTTGGTGTTTTCTTGTTCAAAAAAAGCAGAAGCAATACAACCTACAGTTGGGGATGTAACCGAAAGTGTCTATGCATCTGGAGTGATTAAGGCGGACAATCAATATACTGTTTTTGCAACAGTAAATGGTATATTACAAACTATAAAAGTCACTGCTGGACAAACCATTACTCAAGGACAATTATTATTCGAAATAGAAAATAAAAAAGCCGACCTTGATACTCAAAATGCGCAATTGACGTATCAATTGAGTACAGAGAACAGTCGTTATATTCAGGATCGAATTGCTGAAATGGAAATGAAAGTGCAAGCTGCCAAAAACAAACTGATTCTTGACGAATCTCTTTGGAACAGAAATAAAAAAGTTCGAGCTCTGGAAGGTATTTCTGAGGTGGATTTTGAAGTGATAGAACTGACTTATAAAAGTTCGAAACTCAATTATGAAAGTACTAAAAAACAATTGGCACAACTCAAGGCACAATTAGCAAACGATCAAAACCGCAATAGTAATCGACTCAAATATTCACAGGAGTCGCAAAGTGATTATAATATAAAAAGTGCTTTTGCAGGACGTTTATTTGATGTTTTGGTCAAAGAAGGTGGCTTGGTAACCATCCAAACGCCGCTTGCCATTATAGGTAAATCGGATTCGTTTTTATTGGAATTAGAAGTAGATGAAAATGACATGGCTCGAGTAGCCATTGGTCAAAAAGTGGTGCTAACGATGGATAGTTACAAAGGACAAACCTTTGAAGCTAGGGTGGGTAAAATTTATCCCATTATGGACGAGCGATCTCGTACTTTTAAAATCGAAGCGCACTTTGTAAAACCACCACAAAAACTCTATCCTAATCTAACGGCCGAAGCCAATATCGTTATCAAAACCAAGAAAAACACCATTACTATTCCCAGAAGTTATTTGATAGATAACCAATATGTGCTTGTGAATGAGGATGAAAAAAGAAACGTAAAAATAGGCTTGAGTGATTACGAAAAAGTAGAGATACTAGAAGGATTGAAAAAAGAGGAAACTATTTATACGCCAAAACAGTGA
- a CDS encoding AI-2E family transporter: MTTSVTSLIKKITLVFLIISGLYFAKDFLIPLCIGGILATLFLPFCNWMEKKKLPKGLAVFICFLGLLLLLFMLVSLLGYKISELINDIAVLKQKAIEISTQLQSYIFNHFNISIDEQYTILKNEQPSYANIIQVMIGSITSFLSSFVLLLVYFVFLLYYRNHIKNFLVKLTAKSEQAEMQKVIQKVTSISQQYLLGLSKMIFLLWIMYGIGFSVIGVENAIFFAVLCGLLEIIPFVGNITGTTLTVLVSTLHGANIEIIIGILIVYGTVQLIQGWILEPLILGPQVKINSLFTIIALVLGELLWGIPGIILAIPITAMFKIVCDYIEPLKPYGFLIGEIERSKKNVFIETLKSKLKSK, encoded by the coding sequence ATGACAACATCAGTAACATCCTTAATTAAAAAAATAACGCTAGTTTTTCTAATTATTTCAGGATTATATTTTGCTAAAGATTTCTTGATACCACTTTGTATTGGAGGAATCCTTGCTACTTTATTTTTGCCCTTTTGTAATTGGATGGAAAAGAAAAAATTACCAAAAGGTTTGGCTGTTTTTATATGCTTTTTAGGTTTATTGTTGTTACTTTTTATGCTGGTTTCGCTTTTGGGTTACAAAATTTCAGAACTCATTAACGATATTGCCGTTTTAAAACAAAAAGCGATAGAAATTTCTACTCAATTACAGAGCTACATTTTCAATCATTTTAATATTTCTATTGATGAACAATATACAATTCTAAAAAACGAGCAACCATCGTATGCCAATATTATACAAGTAATGATCGGTTCGATTACGAGCTTTTTATCCAGTTTTGTTTTATTGCTGGTTTATTTTGTATTTCTGTTATACTATCGAAACCACATCAAAAATTTTCTAGTAAAATTGACTGCAAAATCGGAACAAGCAGAAATGCAAAAAGTTATCCAGAAAGTAACATCTATTTCCCAACAATATTTACTCGGATTATCAAAAATGATTTTTCTTTTGTGGATAATGTATGGTATCGGTTTTAGTGTTATTGGTGTTGAAAATGCTATTTTCTTTGCCGTTTTGTGTGGATTATTAGAAATCATACCATTTGTTGGGAATATTACAGGCACAACGTTGACGGTATTAGTATCAACTTTACATGGCGCAAATATAGAAATAATAATAGGTATTTTAATCGTTTATGGCACTGTGCAACTCATTCAAGGTTGGATTCTAGAACCTTTAATTCTTGGGCCACAAGTCAAAATTAACTCTCTATTTACTATTATCGCTTTGGTTTTGGGAGAATTGCTTTGGGGAATTCCAGGAATTATTCTAGCAATCCCAATCACTGCAATGTTTAAAATTGTTTGCGATTACATCGAGCCTTTAAAACCTTATGGATTTTTGATTGGCGAAATCGAACGATCTAAAAAAAATGTGTTTATAGAAACATTGAAAAGTAAATTAAAAAGTAAATAA
- a CDS encoding F0F1 ATP synthase subunit epsilon, with amino-acid sequence MDLKILLPYRIFAKIKNVSNIVAETSEGSFGLLPNRLDCVAAIVPSIFSYETESKKKHYLAVNEGILVKAGNLVTVSVRNAFGGTDLAKLHESVEEEFKKLDDSERDLRVSMAKMESGFLYSMKQFQKE; translated from the coding sequence ATGGACCTAAAAATTCTACTACCCTACCGCATTTTTGCTAAAATTAAAAACGTCAGCAACATTGTTGCAGAAACAAGCGAAGGCTCCTTTGGCTTATTGCCAAATCGATTGGACTGTGTAGCGGCTATTGTTCCTAGCATATTTTCGTATGAAACCGAATCCAAAAAGAAACATTACCTGGCAGTAAATGAAGGGATTTTGGTTAAAGCAGGAAACCTGGTAACAGTATCAGTGCGAAATGCTTTTGGAGGAACCGACTTAGCAAAACTTCATGAATCGGTCGAAGAAGAATTCAAGAAGTTAGATGATAGCGAAAGAGATTTACGGGTCTCTATGGCAAAAATGGAGAGTGGGTTTTTATACAGTATGAAGCAATTTCAAAAAGAATAA
- a CDS encoding F0F1 ATP synthase subunit A, producing the protein MKLSPDETIFWEYGFITINLTIVTTWAVMVLLVVAALLITRKLKTGIQISRWQCFFEMLVVGINDQIEEIGLKNPKEYIGFIGTLFLFIVISNVLIILPWYEPPTGSLSTTTALAICVFLAVPYFGIAKTGVLGYLKTYIQPTFIMLPFNLISDITRTLALAVRLFGNMMSGGLIIAILLSITPFLFPIVMKVLGLLTGVVQAYIFAILATVYIAAAVEEGRKKKKQKTSINNKKN; encoded by the coding sequence ATGAAGCTAAGCCCTGACGAAACTATTTTTTGGGAGTATGGTTTTATAACCATCAACCTGACCATCGTAACGACATGGGCCGTAATGGTATTGTTGGTTGTTGCGGCACTTTTAATAACTCGAAAACTGAAGACCGGTATTCAAATCTCGCGCTGGCAATGTTTTTTTGAAATGTTGGTAGTAGGGATTAACGATCAGATTGAAGAAATCGGTCTGAAGAATCCAAAAGAGTATATCGGATTTATTGGTACGCTGTTTTTATTTATTGTCATTTCCAATGTGCTCATCATATTGCCGTGGTATGAGCCGCCTACGGGTTCGCTCTCTACTACAACAGCCCTTGCAATTTGTGTGTTTCTAGCTGTGCCCTATTTTGGAATTGCAAAAACAGGCGTGTTAGGATATCTGAAGACCTATATCCAACCCACATTTATCATGTTGCCATTTAACCTCATTAGCGACATAACCCGAACATTGGCTCTAGCAGTACGACTGTTTGGAAACATGATGAGCGGTGGCTTAATCATAGCGATTTTATTAAGCATAACGCCGTTTTTGTTCCCAATCGTAATGAAAGTTCTTGGTTTACTTACGGGTGTAGTACAAGCGTATATATTCGCCATTTTGGCAACTGTTTACATTGCAGCTGCCGTGGAGGAAGGCAGAAAAAAGAAGAAACAAAAAACTAGTATAAATAATAAAAAGAATTAA
- a CDS encoding F0F1 ATP synthase subunit B, whose product MQINWFTVLAQLVNFIVLVWLLKRFLYKPILKAIDEREKNIAGKINAAEAKDALAKKEQTAFKQKNESFDKEKKGLMDQAIAETNKEKEKLLESARNEAAELRSKLEKSVAEMQENLNRDLAQKAQKEVFAIAKKTLNDLASLSLEEQSTKVFITRLKELQKEEKEQFLEAFKMGSNQPEKQDTVLIQSAFDLPEEQQTAIKNMVNEILGTTTPFQFKTAPEIISGIELSSNGYKVAWSIAAYLNSLQKSISDTLNDKVVKD is encoded by the coding sequence ATGCAAATCAATTGGTTCACAGTACTAGCACAGCTCGTTAACTTCATCGTATTGGTGTGGTTGCTGAAACGATTTCTATACAAACCGATACTGAAAGCTATTGACGAACGCGAAAAAAATATAGCTGGAAAAATTAATGCCGCTGAAGCAAAAGATGCCTTGGCTAAAAAAGAACAAACGGCATTCAAGCAGAAAAACGAGTCTTTCGATAAAGAAAAAAAGGGACTGATGGATCAAGCGATTGCAGAAACCAATAAAGAAAAAGAAAAACTCCTTGAATCGGCACGAAATGAAGCCGCAGAATTGCGTTCTAAACTCGAAAAATCAGTAGCCGAAATGCAAGAAAACCTAAATCGTGATCTTGCGCAAAAGGCACAAAAAGAAGTTTTTGCTATAGCCAAAAAAACACTTAACGATCTTGCTTCGCTTAGTTTGGAAGAACAATCTACCAAGGTATTTATCACCCGATTAAAAGAGTTGCAAAAAGAAGAAAAGGAACAATTTCTAGAAGCCTTCAAAATGGGTTCCAACCAACCTGAAAAACAAGATACTGTTCTTATTCAAAGTGCTTTTGACTTGCCAGAAGAGCAACAAACAGCTATTAAAAATATGGTAAATGAAATACTAGGCACGACAACTCCATTTCAATTTAAAACCGCTCCCGAAATCATTAGCGGTATTGAGTTATCCTCCAACGGCTATAAAGTGGCCTGGAGTATTGCAGCCTATCTGAATTCACTTCAAAAAAGTATTTCAGATACACTAAATGATAAAGTAGTAAAAGACTAA
- a CDS encoding AtpZ/AtpI family protein produces MQPNEDKEAADFSKKVGEKAQRKLKALHNDNRGIWMGLGMMGIVGWAVVVPTLLGALFGVWLDKAYPETFSWTLSGLIIGLFVGCIIAWNWINKEHKEINQNNDDE; encoded by the coding sequence ATGCAACCCAACGAAGATAAAGAAGCGGCAGATTTTAGCAAAAAAGTGGGTGAAAAAGCCCAGCGCAAGTTGAAAGCTTTACACAACGACAATCGAGGGATTTGGATGGGTCTAGGCATGATGGGAATTGTCGGTTGGGCGGTTGTTGTTCCTACCTTGTTGGGTGCTTTATTTGGGGTATGGTTAGACAAAGCATATCCAGAAACCTTTTCATGGACGTTAAGCGGATTGATTATAGGATTGTTTGTGGGATGCATCATTGCTTGGAATTGGATAAACAAAGAACATAAAGAAATAAATCAAAACAATGACGATGAGTGA
- a CDS encoding ABC transporter permease — protein MNYRLILNIAFHLLRARLKQTIVAAVGVAFSIAMFISLVSFMSGLNGLLDGLMLNRTPHIRMFNEVKPSENQPLYLSEDYKGNTIFIHSIKPKDRGKSIYNSMSIISTLKQDKRIIDVAPKVTASVLFNSGTIEISGFINGIDVVAENTLFKISDYIKEGKLSDLNQNNSIIIGKGLSDKMLLSKGDIIKVSTSNGNLASLKIVGILETGIADIDNMSSYTALNTTQTLLGQPKNYITDIQVNLYNKELAVAMAKEFHSTFNLDTTDYLAANLQFETGSTVRSIISYAVGIVLLIVAGFGIYNILNMMIYEKMDSIAILKATGFSGKDVKWIFISLSIIIGVTGGFFGLIFGFIFSSIIDIIPFSSPSVPSVTTYPIDYNSSYYGIGIVFALFTTLISGLFPAMKASRVDPVEIIRGK, from the coding sequence GTGAATTATAGACTGATTTTAAATATCGCTTTTCACTTACTTAGAGCCAGACTCAAACAAACAATTGTTGCCGCTGTGGGGGTTGCTTTTAGTATTGCTATGTTTATCTCTTTGGTCAGTTTTATGAGCGGATTAAATGGTTTGCTAGATGGATTGATGCTTAATAGGACGCCTCATATCCGAATGTTTAATGAAGTAAAACCATCGGAAAACCAACCTTTGTACCTGTCTGAGGACTACAAAGGGAATACCATTTTCATTCATTCGATAAAACCGAAAGATAGAGGAAAATCGATCTACAACAGCATGTCTATTATTAGTACTTTGAAGCAAGATAAACGTATCATTGATGTTGCCCCAAAGGTAACTGCGTCTGTTTTATTTAATTCTGGAACAATTGAAATTTCGGGATTTATAAACGGGATCGATGTGGTTGCAGAAAACACTCTTTTTAAGATTAGTGATTATATAAAAGAGGGTAAATTATCTGATTTGAATCAAAATAACAGCATTATTATCGGAAAAGGGTTGTCGGATAAGATGTTGCTTTCAAAAGGAGATATTATAAAAGTATCTACTTCAAACGGAAATTTAGCATCTTTAAAAATAGTAGGAATTTTGGAAACAGGTATCGCAGATATTGATAATATGTCGAGTTATACAGCATTGAACACGACGCAAACGTTATTGGGGCAACCTAAAAATTATATTACGGATATTCAGGTTAATCTTTATAATAAAGAATTGGCTGTGGCGATGGCTAAAGAATTCCATAGTACGTTCAATTTGGACACAACAGATTATTTGGCTGCCAATTTGCAATTTGAAACCGGAAGTACCGTTCGAAGCATTATTTCTTACGCAGTAGGAATCGTCTTGTTGATCGTAGCTGGTTTTGGGATTTACAATATATTGAATATGATGATCTACGAAAAAATGGATAGCATCGCAATTCTCAAAGCAACAGGGTTCTCTGGTAAGGATGTAAAATGGATTTTTATATCCCTATCCATAATCATAGGTGTTACGGGAGGTTTTTTCGGATTAATTTTCGGTTTTATTTTTTCGAGTATTATTGATATTATTCCTTTTTCATCACCATCAGTGCCTTCGGTAACCACTTATCCAATTGATTATAATAGTAGTTATTATGGCATTGGAATTGTGTTTGCCCTTTTTACAACCCTTATTTCTGGTTTGTTTCCAGCCATGAAAGCCAGTAGGGTAGATCCTGTGGAAATTATTAGAGGAAAATAA
- a CDS encoding F0F1 ATP synthase subunit C, which yields MDSISIIAVVSIITAGLTTGIGCMFPALSEGKALATALTSIAQQPDAAPTITRTLFVGLAMIESTAIYCFVVSMILIFANPFWNFIIK from the coding sequence ATGGATAGTATTTCAATCATTGCAGTAGTCTCAATTATTACTGCTGGACTTACAACCGGAATTGGTTGCATGTTCCCTGCCCTAAGCGAAGGAAAAGCTTTAGCAACGGCTTTAACCTCAATTGCACAGCAGCCCGATGCTGCTCCTACCATTACCAGAACACTTTTTGTGGGATTAGCCATGATAGAGTCAACAGCCATCTATTGTTTTGTGGTTTCGATGATTCTCATTTTTGCCAATCCGTTTTGGAATTTCATTATTAAATAA